Proteins encoded together in one Vitis vinifera cultivar Pinot Noir 40024 chromosome 4, ASM3070453v1 window:
- the LOC100245389 gene encoding chromatin assembly factor 1 subunit FAS2 isoform X1 has product MRGGTVQINWHDTKPILTLDFHPLSGTLATGGADYDIKLWLINSGEVQKEVPTVSYQTSLSYHGSAVNILRFSPTGEQLASGADGGELIIWKLHSTDTGPSWKVLKTLSFHRKDVLDLQWSTDGAFLISGSVDNSCIIWDVNKGSVHQILDAHLHYVQGVAWDPQSKYVASLSSDRSCRIYVNKPQNKTKGIEKMNYVCQHVITKSEQQMTDDSKVQSVKSHLFHDETLPSFFRRLKWSPDGSFLLVPAGSYKFSPASGPVNTAYVFSRKDLSRPALQLPGSSKPVIAVRFCPMAFHLQGSNSAGFFKLPYRLIFAVASLNSLYIYDTESIPPIAILAGLHYAAITDIAWSHDGKYLAISSQDGYSTLVEFENGELGSPFLLSEVESVSGDEKKSPVQQPKAMEVEETTQVVTVSVDSRKREVGRNDLKEASPNATSSSTSTPKPAKRRITPVSIEPS; this is encoded by the exons ATGAGGGGTGGAACAGTTCAGATCAATTGGCACGACACAAAGCCAATCCTAACCCTAGATTTTCATCCCCTTTCTGGAACTCTCGCTACCGGCGGTGCTGATTACGACATCAAG CTATGGCTGATAAATTCAGGGGAAGTGCAAAAGGAAGTTCCAACTGTTTCCTACCAAACTAGCCTTTCTTACCATGGTTCTGCAGTAAATATTCTTCGCTTCTCTCCAACTG GAGAACAACTTGCCTCTGGTGCTGATG GAGGTGAGCTGATCATCTGGAAGTTACACTCTACAGATACTGGTCCAAGTTGGAAAGTCCTCAAGACATTGTC ATTTCACCGCAAGGATGTCCTGGACCTGCAGTGGTCTACCGATGGTGCATTTCTCATTTCTGGATCTGTTGATAATTCTTGCATAATATGGGATGTTAATAAAG GTTCTGTTCATCAGATTTTGGATGCCCATTTGCATTATGTTCAGGGTGTGGCATGGGATCCACAGTCCAAGTATGTTGCATCTCTTAGTTCAGATAGATCCTGCAGGATTTATGTCAATAAGCCTCAAAATAAAACCAAAGGGATAGAAAAAATGAACTATGTTTGTCAGCATGTCATCACAAAATCAGAACAGCAAATGACAGATGATTCCAAG GTGCAGTCTGTAAAAAGTCATCTATTTCATGATGAGACATTGCCGTCTTTCTTCCGAAGATTAAAGTGGTCACCTGATGGATCATTTTTGCTTGTACCTGCAG GTTCGTACAAATTCTCACCTGCATCAGGACCAGTAAACACTGCTTATGTGTTTTCTAGAAAAGATCTTTCAAG ACCTGCTTTACAGCTCCCTGGTTCTAGCAAACCTGTCATAGCTGTCCGCTTCTGTCCTATGGCTTTTCACCTTCAGGGATCAAACTCAG CTGGGTTCTTCAAGCTTCCTTATCGCCTAATATTTGCGGTGGCCAGTCTTAACTCTTTATATATCTACGACACAGAAAGCATTCCACCAATAGCAATCTTGGCTGGTCTTCACTATGCAGCCATTACGGACATTGCATG GTCGCATGATGGCAAATATTTAGCTATATCCTCCCAAGACGGTTACAGTACCCTTGTAGAATTTGAAAATGGTGAACTTGGGTCCCCCTTCCTTTTATCAG AAGTCGAGAGTGTCTCGGGTGATGAGAAGAAGAGCCCTGTCCAGCAGCCCAAGGCCATGGAGGTTGAAGAAACTACACAAGTTGTTACTGTTTCAGTAGATAGCAGAAAAAGAGAAGTAGGAAGGAATGATCTCAAAGAGGCATCGCCAAATGCAACAAGTAGTTCCACTTCTACCCCCAAGCCTGCAAAGAGGAGAATCACCCCGGTGTCAATCGAGCCATCATAA
- the LOC100245389 gene encoding chromatin assembly factor 1 subunit FAS2 isoform X2, translated as MRGGTVQINWHDTKPILTLDFHPLSGTLATGGADYDIKLWLINSGEVQKEVPTVSYQTSLSYHGSAVNILRFSPTGEQLASGADGGELIIWKLHSTDTGPSWKVLKTLSFHRKDVLDLQWSTDGAFLISGSVDNSCIIWDVNKGSVHQILDAHLHYVQGVAWDPQSKYVASLSSDRSCRIYVNKPQNKTKGIEKMNYVCQHVITKSEQQMTDDSKSVKSHLFHDETLPSFFRRLKWSPDGSFLLVPAGSYKFSPASGPVNTAYVFSRKDLSRPALQLPGSSKPVIAVRFCPMAFHLQGSNSAGFFKLPYRLIFAVASLNSLYIYDTESIPPIAILAGLHYAAITDIAWSHDGKYLAISSQDGYSTLVEFENGELGSPFLLSEVESVSGDEKKSPVQQPKAMEVEETTQVVTVSVDSRKREVGRNDLKEASPNATSSSTSTPKPAKRRITPVSIEPS; from the exons ATGAGGGGTGGAACAGTTCAGATCAATTGGCACGACACAAAGCCAATCCTAACCCTAGATTTTCATCCCCTTTCTGGAACTCTCGCTACCGGCGGTGCTGATTACGACATCAAG CTATGGCTGATAAATTCAGGGGAAGTGCAAAAGGAAGTTCCAACTGTTTCCTACCAAACTAGCCTTTCTTACCATGGTTCTGCAGTAAATATTCTTCGCTTCTCTCCAACTG GAGAACAACTTGCCTCTGGTGCTGATG GAGGTGAGCTGATCATCTGGAAGTTACACTCTACAGATACTGGTCCAAGTTGGAAAGTCCTCAAGACATTGTC ATTTCACCGCAAGGATGTCCTGGACCTGCAGTGGTCTACCGATGGTGCATTTCTCATTTCTGGATCTGTTGATAATTCTTGCATAATATGGGATGTTAATAAAG GTTCTGTTCATCAGATTTTGGATGCCCATTTGCATTATGTTCAGGGTGTGGCATGGGATCCACAGTCCAAGTATGTTGCATCTCTTAGTTCAGATAGATCCTGCAGGATTTATGTCAATAAGCCTCAAAATAAAACCAAAGGGATAGAAAAAATGAACTATGTTTGTCAGCATGTCATCACAAAATCAGAACAGCAAATGACAGATGATTCCAAG TCTGTAAAAAGTCATCTATTTCATGATGAGACATTGCCGTCTTTCTTCCGAAGATTAAAGTGGTCACCTGATGGATCATTTTTGCTTGTACCTGCAG GTTCGTACAAATTCTCACCTGCATCAGGACCAGTAAACACTGCTTATGTGTTTTCTAGAAAAGATCTTTCAAG ACCTGCTTTACAGCTCCCTGGTTCTAGCAAACCTGTCATAGCTGTCCGCTTCTGTCCTATGGCTTTTCACCTTCAGGGATCAAACTCAG CTGGGTTCTTCAAGCTTCCTTATCGCCTAATATTTGCGGTGGCCAGTCTTAACTCTTTATATATCTACGACACAGAAAGCATTCCACCAATAGCAATCTTGGCTGGTCTTCACTATGCAGCCATTACGGACATTGCATG GTCGCATGATGGCAAATATTTAGCTATATCCTCCCAAGACGGTTACAGTACCCTTGTAGAATTTGAAAATGGTGAACTTGGGTCCCCCTTCCTTTTATCAG AAGTCGAGAGTGTCTCGGGTGATGAGAAGAAGAGCCCTGTCCAGCAGCCCAAGGCCATGGAGGTTGAAGAAACTACACAAGTTGTTACTGTTTCAGTAGATAGCAGAAAAAGAGAAGTAGGAAGGAATGATCTCAAAGAGGCATCGCCAAATGCAACAAGTAGTTCCACTTCTACCCCCAAGCCTGCAAAGAGGAGAATCACCCCGGTGTCAATCGAGCCATCATAA